In a genomic window of Rhododendron vialii isolate Sample 1 chromosome 12a, ASM3025357v1:
- the LOC131309614 gene encoding exocyst complex component EXO70E2-like has protein sequence MTDFSPITPTYDGEEHVFAAFHHIVKALGASKNLTDDVRRLVADLDNLLSTSTRTPERREGETREVEEQLEFAQKKVMRWESNRSMIWALGREEAADYLQAVYEIQRLTESLTSLLSNGGGKRKELLDQANSVLHMAMVRLEEELIDILSKKKQSLKPEYVSSHSCDEDVSSDVSIVSTEDESIEETSRRNSGGTEREDHKVDLIHPSVISDIKSIANVMFASHYNHEFCDTFVSFWKDVLDEYFVALCIEKLSIEELSKMESKQLCSKIRKWNRAMKFIIKVYLPSEKRLFDQVFGEFGSTYKTCFIEASRGSMLCLLNFGEAVVIGPRETDKLFTLLDMYEVLSNLIPDIDTLFSEEAGAFLGAEFHQLMIRLGGTVKATLLKFEHDVASHPSRTPFPAGGIHHVTKYVMNYVKTLAEYSETLNLLLRVQSGEDTVLNGQNISSDNFCPLAVHLQFLTSNLESNIDHKSRLYGDASLKHIFMMNNIHYMVGKVSGSALEEFYGVEWIREYTRKFQQHETSYERATWSPILSLLRDDGNNRRESLRGRFRNFNIAFEEVYKCQTKWSIPDHELRKDLRISTSQKVIQAYRPFTGMKSAIIGEKYVKYSADELENRILDLFEGPPASLHNTRRMLTF, from the coding sequence ATGACGGATTTTTCACCTATAACTCCGACCTATGATGGTGAAGAGCATGTGTTTGCTGCTTTTCATCACATAGTGAAGGCATTAGGGGCAAGTAAGAATCTGACTGATGATGTGAGACGCCTTGTGGCGGATCTTGACAACCTTTTGTCCACAAGTACCAGAACCCCAGAGAGAAGGGAAGGTGAAACAAGAGAGGTGGAAGAGCAATTGGAATTTGCTCAGAAAAAGGTCATGAGGTGGGAATCAAACCGGTCGATGATATGGGCTTTGGGCCGGGAGGAAGCTGCAGATTATCTTCAAGCAGTTTATGAAATCCAAAGGTTGACAGAAAGTTTGACAAGTTTGCTTTCAAATGGTGGTGGAAAACGAAAGGAGTTGCTTGACCAAGCCAATAGTGTTTTGCATATGGCAATGGTAAGGCTTGAGGAAGAGCTGATTGACATTCTTTCTAAGAAGAAGCAGTCATTGAAGCCTGAATATGTGTCGTCCCACTCGTGCGATGAGGATGTTTCATCTGATGTATCAATAGTTTCAACTGAGGATGAATCGATTGAGGAAACATCTAGGAGAAATAGTGGTGGCACTGAACGTGAGGATCATAAGGTCGATTTGATCCATCCTAGTGTAATTTCTGATATCAAGTCAATTGCAAATGTCATGTTTGCTTCGCATTACAATCACGAATTTTGTGACACTTTTGTAAGCTTCTGGAAAGATGTATTGGATGAGTATTTTGTCGCTCTTTGCATCGAAAAACTTAGCATCGAGGAATTGTCTAAAATGGAATCGAAACAACTGTGCAGCAAGATCAGGAAATGGAACAGGGCGATGAAGTTTATCATTAAGGTTTATTTGCCAAGTGAGAAACGCCTTTTTGACCAAGTGTTTGGAGAATTTGGATCCACGTACAAAACTTGTTTCATTGAGGCTTCTAGAGGTTCAATGTTGTGCCTCTTGAATTTCGGAGAAGCCGTGGTGATTGGGCCCCGGGAGACAGACAAGCTGTTTACGTTACTTGACATGTACGAGGTCCTGTCAAATCTTATCCCTGATATAGATACTCTGTTCTCCGAGGAGGCCGGTGCTTTCCTTGGGGCTGAGTTCCACCAGCTTATGATAAGATTGGGTGGTACCGTGAAGGCAactcttttgaaatttgaacatGATGTTGCTTCACACCCATCGAGAACTCCTTTCCCTGCGGGTGGGATTCACCACGTCACGAAATATGTCATGAATTATGTCAAAACACTTGCTGAGTATTCTGAGACTCTAAATTTGCTTCTTAGGGTGCAAAGTGGGGAGGATACGGTTCTAAATGGTCAAAATATTAGTTCGgataatttttgtccattggctGTCCATCTACAGTTTCTGACGTCCAATTTGGAATCCAATATCGATCACAAATCCAGGTTATACGGGGATGCCTCTTTGAAGCACATTTTCATGATGAACAACATCCACTATATGGTCGGAAAGGTTAGTGGATCCGCACTTGAGGAATTCTATGGAGTTGAATGGATAAGGGAATACACTAGGAAATTCCAGCAGCACGAAACAAGTTATGAGAGAGCGACTTGGAGTCCAATCCTTTCTCTACTGAGGGATGATGGAAACAACAGAAGAGAAAGTCTTAGGGGGAGGTTTAGAAACTTCAATATTGCTTTTGAGGAGGTATATAAGTGCCAGACTAAATGGTCCATCCCTGACCACGAGCTTCGGAAGGACTTGCGAATTTCCACTTCGCAGAAAGTGATCCAAGCGTACCGGCCCTTCACCGGTATGAAATCTGCAATCATTGGCGAAAAGTACGTTAAGTACTCTGCCGATGAGCTGGAGAATCGTATCTTGGACCTCTTTGAAGGGCCACCTGCTTCGCTGCACAATACCCGAAGGATGTTGACTTTTTGA